One region of Verrucomicrobiales bacterium genomic DNA includes:
- a CDS encoding MFS transporter, whose translation MRAASITERTYRFECWRALSSGVLEAAAGTFLLLIAVRWYAAGSVAKAILAAGSSAGLLVSPMTVWFTARAGLPVAQAGSRILAAGAIAMLLAAVVPYLPIFVIGTTLGLIASSACVPLVTQIYQENYPAETRGRLFSRTFMIRIATAAVVSGLGGWLLRERMESFRWLVGLFGLALAFGSWCLAQCPSTPLLADTGAHPLRGWRHVSGDPLFARTLISWMLMGFANLMMLPLRIEYLANPKYHLALEPDVVAMLTGVIPHAARFVMSPVWGHLFDRMNFFGLRMTLNVGFALGILGFFTSDSAWGLIAAAVIYGISNAGGDVAWSLWVTRFAPPERVAEYMSVHTFLTGVRGVLAPAAAFYCIDRFPVGWLAAGCASLIGLACLVLLPEIRSARIAAPPRSR comes from the coding sequence ATGCGCGCTGCGTCCATCACGGAAAGAACCTATCGATTCGAATGCTGGCGGGCCCTGAGCAGCGGGGTTCTTGAGGCGGCGGCCGGGACTTTTCTGCTGCTCATCGCGGTCCGATGGTACGCCGCGGGTTCTGTGGCGAAAGCGATTCTTGCCGCGGGATCCAGTGCCGGGCTCTTGGTCTCCCCCATGACCGTGTGGTTTACGGCTCGCGCCGGACTTCCGGTTGCTCAGGCGGGTAGTCGGATTCTCGCTGCGGGAGCGATTGCGATGCTGCTCGCCGCGGTAGTGCCTTACCTGCCGATATTCGTGATCGGCACAACCCTCGGTCTGATCGCTTCATCGGCTTGTGTGCCTTTGGTCACACAGATCTACCAAGAAAACTATCCTGCGGAGACCCGGGGTCGATTGTTTTCCCGAACGTTCATGATCCGGATCGCCACCGCCGCGGTGGTGAGTGGCTTGGGGGGGTGGTTGCTGCGGGAACGAATGGAATCCTTTCGTTGGCTGGTTGGACTGTTTGGCCTGGCCCTGGCGTTTGGAAGTTGGTGTTTGGCGCAGTGTCCTTCCACCCCTTTGCTGGCGGATACTGGAGCGCATCCCTTGCGTGGATGGCGGCATGTTTCCGGCGACCCCTTATTCGCACGGACGCTCATCAGCTGGATGCTGATGGGGTTCGCCAATCTGATGATGCTTCCGCTCCGCATTGAATATCTCGCCAACCCCAAATACCACCTGGCCCTGGAGCCGGATGTAGTCGCCATGCTTACCGGGGTGATCCCGCATGCCGCTCGCTTCGTGATGAGTCCGGTCTGGGGGCACTTGTTTGATCGGATGAATTTTTTTGGGCTGCGGATGACGCTCAACGTGGGATTTGCCCTTGGGATTCTAGGATTCTTTACCTCCGATAGTGCCTGGGGCCTGATTGCCGCTGCGGTGATCTACGGGATTTCGAATGCCGGAGGTGATGTGGCTTGGAGTCTTTGGGTGACCCGGTTTGCTCCCCCCGAGCGCGTGGCGGAGTACATGTCCGTGCACACCTTTCTCACGGGAGTCCGGGGGGTTCTCGCCCCCGCCGCCGCATTCTATTGCATCGATCGCTTTCCGGTCGGCTGGTTGGCAGCGGGATGTGCGAGTCTCATCGGTCTGGCTTGTTTGGTGCTACTGCCCGAGATTCGCTCAGCCCGCATCGCAGCCCCTCCCCGCTCCCGCTGA